Part of the Chrysiogenia bacterium genome is shown below.
CGGCATATATTTTCAGATAAGTGATGCGAGAAGGCAGGTGATACGGACGGCCTGATTTAGTTTTTTAGGAGTAACCCATGGCAAATCAACCAAGCAAACCGTTTGTCGAGATACCCGATTCCGACATTGCCCCTAACAGGCCGATTACTACAGACCTGATGACCCGCATTCGGGATTCGTTGATCAACCTGAACGAACGGGTAACGGCGGCCAGGTAGTGGTCATCGGCGGCAAAAGGAGAGAGCCATGAAGACCATCGCGATTGCCGGCGGTTCGGGATACACGGGGGTGCGGCTGCTGCCGCTGCTTTCCGATGCAAAGCTCAAAATCCTGCTGCGTCCGGGGACGGCGGAGAAGTCTCCGTGGGCGGAACGTGACGACGTGGCCCCCTGCGACCTGATGAATCCCGAGTCCCTGGAGCCCAAGCTCACCGATGTCGACGAGATCATCTGCCTGGTGGGCACGACCCGAAAACAGTTCCGTGAAGGCATCAGCTACGAGACCGTCGACTGGGGAATCCCAAAAGCCCTGGCGGAGGCCGGGCACCGCGCCGGGGTCAAAAAGATGCACCTGCTCACCTCCGTGGGCGCGGGCAACCCGACCGGATCCTATCTGGCCTACAAGCAGCGCGCCGAGAACTCGCTGCGCGACTCGGGCCTAATCTGGACCATCGTGCGCCCCAGCGGCATCGTCGGGCCGGGCCGCCCGTGGTTTCGCTTCGCCGATCCCTTTCTCAAGATTGCGACGCACATCCCGGGGCTCTCGAAAAACGCCTGGCGTTTCCACTCGCTGGAGGCCGACCGGCTCGCCGCGATCTTCGCCACGCTCACCCGCACCGACGAATACGACAAACGCATCCTCGAAGGCGAGATCCTCCAGAAGATGCCGCTCATCGAAGCCGGGAAGTAGGACGCAATGGAACAGCACGAAGTCACACTCACCTCGAAGATCGAAGGCTTTCGCCAGACCATTCAGGCGGGCCCGCACACGCTGATCGCCGACGAGCCCGAATCACTCGGCGGCACGGGGCAGGGGCCCAATCCCTACGAGCTCCTTTGCTCGGCGCTGGCGGCCTGCACCTCCATCACCATCGAGATGTACGCAACGCGAAAGGGCTGGCCCCTCGAAGGGGTCGAGGTCCGCGTGCATCACGCAAAGGTTCATGCCGAGGACTGCGCCGACTGTGAGGGCAAGGACGGCCTCATCGAC
Proteins encoded:
- a CDS encoding NAD(P)H-binding protein; translated protein: MKTIAIAGGSGYTGVRLLPLLSDAKLKILLRPGTAEKSPWAERDDVAPCDLMNPESLEPKLTDVDEIICLVGTTRKQFREGISYETVDWGIPKALAEAGHRAGVKKMHLLTSVGAGNPTGSYLAYKQRAENSLRDSGLIWTIVRPSGIVGPGRPWFRFADPFLKIATHIPGLSKNAWRFHSLEADRLAAIFATLTRTDEYDKRILEGEILQKMPLIEAGK
- a CDS encoding OsmC family protein, with the protein product MEQHEVTLTSKIEGFRQTIQAGPHTLIADEPESLGGTGQGPNPYELLCSALAACTSITIEMYATRKGWPLEGVEVRVHHAKVHAEDCADCEGKDGLIDRMERHIVLKGPLDEEQRERLAVIASKCPVHKTIRAGATVVDEVVLG